The DNA segment TTCATATTCTCTCCCCGTTATTCTCTCGGTGCTCACAGAAGAAGGATAAAAAACATACTCCCTTTTCTCCTTTTGTCTACTTATTCCAATCCCAATATAAGAATCTAAGTTATTTTCATTTTTTATCTTATACAATACTCTTCCTCCCATAAGAAATTCTTTGTTTTTATAGTCGAAATCTTCGTTTTCATATTTCTTACGGTTATATACCAATTGTAATCCCAATGAATTTCTGAACCAAATTCTACTACTTATTCCACTCATTCCGTCTTCATCAGGATAATTCCCTACACTTAATGCTCTACCGAGAAATCCTATTCCAATAACTATATTTTTATTAGTTCTTTGATAACTTTCTTCTGGTTTTTGGCTTTCAAGATTATCATCCATAGCAAAGCTAATATTTATATTTACAACCAAACTTACAACCAAAAAGCTAAATAATCCTTTAAGTAACCACATATTTTTCCCTCCTGAAGATTCTTTTAAGTTTAGTAATTTTTATCTACTTCCGTTTTAATATAGCGATTGCTTGTATGCTTTATTCTTCTTTAACCTATTACGATAAATTTTACTGACCACTCAGAAGAACCAAGTTTTACTTTACAAGTATAAAGGTTAGTTACGACATTAACTGTCCATTTAACTTCATATTCCCCTGCTTCTGAAATGTATCCATCATAAGGTGTAGCTACCTCACTTTGACCCAGATAAATTTTAATAGTTACATGCATTCCTTGGCTTAAATTAAACTTAATTTTTAAAGGATCTTCTTTTTTAACAGGATTGGGATATACATAAAGGAACTCTGTTACTGTTGGTAATTTTACCTCAGCTACTGCGTACTTATCCCCAAACGAATCAGCTTTTGCTTCGACATAATTTTCTGACGGATGTGGGGTAGAGGACAGTTCTGTCCATGTTTGTGAGCCAACCTCAAATTTAAATATCTTTAAGTTATTTTCGTTTTTACCTGCTACCTCCTGGTCAGTGTATGGAATTGCAATTTTTACCGTTTGGGTTGCCTCAACATAACTTGATATTAGCAGAGTACAAATTCCCGTTACCAAAATTCCTAAAAAAAATCTTTTTTTAATCATCTTTAAATTTACCTCCATGATTTTTATTTGATTTGGTAGTTTTAATATATCATATATTTCTGATTATTGTCAACAATTTCATTGTTGAACTTATCGCCTTTGGCACACTTTGGATTCCGAGAGCTTGCTCTCGCTTTGCAGACCAGAGTGTTGCTTTTGCCGTAAAAGCGGTGGCACGCCCCCACACTCCATAGAAGAAATTCCTATACTATCAAATTATTATATCGTATATATCTATTATTGTCAAGAAAAAAAATGTCTATTGCCTCTTTTTTTATCTCTATAATTATGATAAGATATAAAAGGTGATATTATGAATCCACTTTTAATCAAATTAGGTGAAAGAATTCGTACATTAAGAAAAGCAAAGAATATCTCTCAAGAAACCCTGGCTGAAAAAGCAGATTTGCATACAACTTATTTAGGTCAAATAGAACGGGCAGAAGTAAATGCCTCAATTAATACTATCTATAAAATTGCTTTAGCACTTGGTATTAGTCTAAGCGAATTGTTTACTTTTTTATCTGATGAAGAATCTACTATTAAAAGTAACCTTCTTTTATCAGAAATTATACAAT comes from the bacterium genome and includes:
- a CDS encoding helix-turn-helix domain-containing protein, producing the protein MNPLLIKLGERIRTLRKAKNISQETLAEKADLHTTYLGQIERAEVNASINTIYKIALALGISLSELFTFLSDEESTIKSNLLLSEIIQLSNKTDEETIKIISKILKDILYLTTVSSHTIKS